The Mycolicibacterium mageritense genome contains a region encoding:
- a CDS encoding polyprenyl synthetase family protein yields MTSTLPERRTAPPASAVLESYLAQCKEACDEEIDRLYGSGRTGTSSLHELILDYPLRGGKALRPGLSIAMCLGLGGALEAVLPTAATLELYHNAFLIHDDIEDESWWRRGKPTLHIDHGIPVAVNVGDAMLSLSLQPLLDNVERVGLGPALRILRSVAHMTRQTVEGQAIELDWVRSNTWQLDDADYLKMVELKTSWYSFITPLQAGAVAAGAAPDWLAPLESFGRHLGAAFQITDDLLNLRADPEDYGKEIGGDLWEGKRTLMLLHALRTADPADRARAVRIMAKRRPSSIGELGLADVLDRLTARGELSRLGRAEIAARLEGHHSSETKTLDDIRWLYDLMQRVGSLKHARGIAAEHAQKAAGVLSSLDWLPQSRHRDAITALVDYVHGRTR; encoded by the coding sequence TTCAGCGGTGCTCGAAAGTTACCTTGCGCAGTGCAAGGAAGCCTGTGACGAGGAGATCGATCGGCTGTACGGCTCTGGGCGGACAGGTACGAGTTCACTGCATGAACTGATCCTCGACTATCCGCTGCGCGGCGGGAAGGCGTTGCGGCCCGGGCTGAGTATCGCGATGTGCCTGGGGCTCGGTGGCGCATTGGAGGCCGTCCTGCCGACCGCGGCCACGCTGGAGCTCTACCACAACGCGTTTCTCATCCACGACGACATCGAAGACGAATCATGGTGGCGGCGAGGCAAACCCACGCTGCACATCGATCACGGCATCCCGGTCGCCGTCAACGTAGGCGACGCGATGCTGTCGCTGTCCCTGCAACCGCTGCTCGACAACGTCGAACGGGTGGGCCTCGGGCCCGCGCTGCGGATCCTGCGCTCGGTTGCCCACATGACCCGCCAGACCGTGGAGGGCCAGGCGATCGAGCTCGACTGGGTCCGATCCAACACATGGCAGCTCGACGATGCCGACTACCTCAAGATGGTGGAGCTCAAGACGAGTTGGTATTCGTTCATCACCCCGCTGCAGGCGGGCGCGGTGGCGGCCGGTGCGGCACCGGATTGGCTGGCGCCGTTGGAGTCCTTCGGCCGACACCTGGGCGCGGCCTTTCAGATCACCGATGATCTGCTGAATCTGCGCGCCGACCCGGAGGACTACGGGAAGGAGATCGGCGGCGACCTCTGGGAGGGCAAACGCACCCTGATGTTGCTGCACGCCTTGCGAACTGCCGATCCTGCGGACCGTGCCCGGGCTGTGCGGATCATGGCGAAGCGCCGGCCGAGCAGCATCGGGGAACTCGGGCTGGCCGATGTGCTGGACCGGCTCACCGCGCGCGGTGAACTCTCCCGGCTCGGACGCGCCGAGATCGCGGCGCGCCTCGAGGGCCACCACTCCTCGGAGACCAAGACCCTCGACGACATCCGCTGGCTTTACGACCTCATGCAACGCGTCGGTTCACTCAAACATGCGCGAGGGATCGCCGCCGAGCATGCGCAAAAGGCGGCGGGTGTGTTGTCGAGCCTGGACTGGCTGCCACAAAGCCGGCACCGCGATGCCATCACCGCCCTGGTCGACTACGTGCATGGGCGGACCCGATGA
- a CDS encoding phosphotransferase family protein has protein sequence MANEPAVDTAVENVDHLQRSSRDVTTLPAVLSQWLSTVMPGGVAPEITVESGVDSNGMSSETIMLTGRWTEDGEPKEQRWVARVAPTQADIPVFDSYRLDHQFEVMRQVGELTDVPVPRVRWIDTTGRILGTPFFLMDRVDGQVPPDVMPYTFGGNWFADAPAERQRELQDSTVAVLAKLHAIPDAAQRFAFLSEADPPGDTPLRRHFGWLKQWYEFAVPDIGRSPLVECALTWLDENFPDDVAASDTVLVWGDSRIGNVLYEDFRPAAVLDWEMATLGPRELDVAWIIFAHMVFQELAGLAGLPGLPGVLREDDVRATYAELTGAQLGDLRWFYIYSGVIWCCVFMRTGARRVHFGETEKPDDVETMFYHASLLRRLLEEA, from the coding sequence ATGGCTAACGAGCCGGCCGTCGACACCGCCGTCGAAAACGTCGACCATCTGCAACGCTCCAGCCGCGACGTCACCACCCTGCCCGCGGTGCTGTCGCAATGGCTCTCCACGGTGATGCCGGGCGGGGTCGCCCCCGAGATCACCGTGGAAAGCGGCGTCGATTCCAACGGCATGTCGTCGGAGACCATCATGCTGACCGGCCGGTGGACCGAGGACGGCGAACCGAAGGAGCAGCGCTGGGTCGCCCGCGTCGCCCCCACCCAGGCCGACATCCCGGTGTTCGATTCCTACCGGCTCGACCATCAGTTCGAGGTGATGCGCCAGGTCGGCGAACTCACCGACGTCCCAGTCCCCCGCGTGCGCTGGATCGACACCACCGGCCGGATCTTGGGTACGCCGTTCTTCTTGATGGACCGTGTCGACGGCCAGGTGCCACCCGACGTCATGCCATACACCTTCGGCGGCAACTGGTTTGCCGATGCACCCGCCGAGCGACAACGCGAACTGCAGGACAGCACGGTCGCGGTACTGGCCAAGCTGCACGCCATTCCCGATGCCGCGCAACGGTTCGCGTTCCTGTCGGAGGCCGATCCGCCCGGCGATACACCACTGCGCAGGCACTTCGGCTGGCTCAAGCAGTGGTACGAGTTCGCGGTGCCCGACATCGGCCGCTCGCCGCTCGTGGAATGCGCACTCACCTGGCTGGACGAGAACTTCCCCGACGACGTGGCGGCGTCGGACACCGTGCTGGTGTGGGGTGACTCCCGGATCGGCAACGTGCTCTACGAAGACTTCCGGCCCGCCGCGGTCCTGGACTGGGAGATGGCCACGCTCGGTCCCCGAGAACTCGACGTCGCGTGGATCATATTCGCGCACATGGTGTTCCAGGAGCTGGCCGGCCTGGCCGGGCTACCCGGTCTGCCCGGCGTACTGCGCGAAGACGACGTCCGTGCCACGTATGCGGAGTTGACCGGCGCACAGCTCGGCGACCTGCGCTGGTTCTACATCTACTCCGGGGTGATCTGGTGTTGCGTGTTCATGCGCACCGGCGCGCGGCGCGTGCACTTCGGCGAGACCGAGAAGCCCGACGACGTCGAGACCATGTTCTACCACGCGTCGCTGCTGCGACGCCTTCTTGAGGAGGCCTGA
- a CDS encoding FAD-dependent oxidoreductase, with product MTEHIVTPASSRRRPTVAVLGAGIAGLTAAHELAERGFDVTVYEYRRDERVGLDAAPAGFYPPVKLGGLAASQYSTIGTADGSRAELRPFPGRRGEPRQPGRAVAGEHGFRFFPAYYLHTWDLFQRIPVYECVHTAAGGHSWQPTARTVMDNVRRVITQGTTVEGKPSLVFPREAPRSPAEFLSIVGQLAGLGFTPQDVGTFVSRLMRYLVTSPPRRARELQNLSAYDFFVGRDNPAGARRFSYSPLFNDLLLEMPRVLAAFDSRWGDARTNLTTYLQLQLQMDRRDNKADGVLNGPTTEAWFDHWYRHLVALGVTFVPGAADSLDPPPADPSQPPHLRPRVQITLTDGSRVAPDYTVVAVDAPAAEDITSAMRAAGAGGTVAELDGFTTSVPPESGPLEPGAQRPHARRDPYAIAEMGRLPWDRFQTLGGIQFYFDTEFQLLRGHMYYSGTEWGLSSINQHGLWERRPSLTRDGHVSVLSVDIGDFNAPSRHLVDEFGRGKAARDCTADEIATEVWRQIVHALTSSVDNIAEALLPWPIWYALDRGLILAGGPGQGTGRVIRNETPYLVPIVGDWPNRPGGDPWNPHGTSWWSVPADDDWLADLEQRNVWQARHGGYQVHNNSVVFAGTWTRTFTRMTSMEAACESGRHAVNAILDHYIWVQSGGVDRREKTTLDWRFPYGFLDQGYSSPVRMPSPAGDYCYVFDIENREPADTRALRVLDARYCEESLPHPLDTSAAYPGGAVTSPIPSTVGGQPMTYPIPSMPAPPTDYQQQLLAYLQVWRALLEQTMTLTPMLPAPPWAMAGSPVIPPMPQPAPNPPAAPAPADYTQQLFGYLQAWRQYLEQAAGRPGGAASGPSPQQPAQRTPTTPTPGQVPSGQSSDSSGPKPPEYKSYAPANLFGGQLPGEAVSLYGKWHDQERRWRRPDQELVARSLAAQPEQAAKKTERRDMKAPAVEDATANAPFRMDPDALRLGQSSVTKGPASPWETQLDFTPKRFRSVPADRVVPETGASAPRVAGPAASQVARQVAPRTLFTVREQLPGAGRQ from the coding sequence GTGACCGAGCACATCGTCACGCCGGCGTCGAGTCGACGACGTCCCACCGTCGCGGTGCTCGGCGCGGGCATCGCCGGGCTCACGGCCGCACATGAACTGGCCGAGCGCGGTTTCGACGTCACGGTATACGAGTACCGTCGGGACGAACGCGTCGGATTGGACGCTGCGCCTGCCGGTTTCTATCCGCCCGTCAAGCTCGGTGGCTTGGCCGCGTCCCAGTACTCGACGATCGGCACCGCAGACGGCAGCCGCGCCGAGCTGCGTCCGTTCCCGGGTCGCCGCGGTGAACCACGTCAGCCCGGTCGCGCCGTGGCGGGGGAGCACGGCTTCCGGTTCTTCCCGGCGTACTACCTGCACACCTGGGATCTGTTCCAGCGCATCCCGGTTTACGAATGCGTCCACACAGCGGCCGGTGGGCACAGCTGGCAGCCGACCGCCCGCACCGTCATGGACAACGTGCGGCGCGTGATCACGCAGGGCACGACGGTGGAAGGCAAACCGTCCCTGGTCTTCCCGCGGGAAGCACCCCGCAGCCCCGCCGAGTTCCTCAGCATCGTCGGTCAGCTCGCCGGATTGGGTTTCACGCCGCAGGACGTCGGGACATTCGTGAGCAGGCTGATGCGCTACCTCGTCACCAGCCCGCCGCGTCGCGCGAGAGAACTGCAGAACCTGTCGGCCTACGACTTCTTCGTCGGCCGCGACAACCCCGCGGGCGCCCGCCGCTTTTCGTATTCGCCGTTGTTCAACGACCTGCTGCTCGAAATGCCCAGGGTGCTGGCGGCTTTCGATTCCCGGTGGGGCGACGCGCGAACCAACCTCACGACGTATCTGCAGCTGCAACTGCAGATGGACCGCCGCGACAACAAGGCTGACGGCGTGCTCAACGGTCCCACCACCGAGGCGTGGTTCGACCACTGGTACCGCCACCTCGTCGCACTCGGGGTCACCTTCGTCCCCGGTGCCGCCGACAGCTTGGATCCACCCCCGGCAGACCCCAGCCAGCCGCCGCATCTGAGGCCACGGGTGCAGATCACCCTGACCGACGGCTCGCGCGTGGCCCCGGATTACACGGTGGTCGCGGTCGATGCGCCTGCGGCCGAGGACATCACGTCGGCCATGCGCGCGGCCGGGGCCGGAGGCACCGTCGCCGAACTGGACGGTTTCACGACGTCGGTGCCGCCGGAGAGCGGCCCGCTGGAACCCGGCGCGCAGCGGCCGCACGCCCGGCGCGATCCCTACGCCATCGCTGAGATGGGCCGGCTGCCATGGGACAGGTTCCAGACGTTGGGTGGCATCCAGTTCTACTTCGACACCGAGTTTCAGTTGTTGCGCGGGCACATGTACTACTCGGGAACCGAGTGGGGACTCTCGTCGATCAACCAGCACGGCCTATGGGAACGACGCCCGTCGTTGACCCGGGACGGGCATGTTTCGGTGTTGTCGGTCGATATCGGCGACTTCAACGCGCCGTCCCGCCACCTGGTCGACGAGTTCGGCCGCGGCAAAGCCGCGAGGGACTGCACGGCAGACGAGATCGCCACCGAGGTGTGGCGGCAGATCGTCCACGCCCTCACCAGCAGCGTGGACAACATCGCCGAGGCGCTCCTGCCGTGGCCGATCTGGTATGCGCTCGACCGAGGGCTGATCCTGGCCGGCGGGCCGGGCCAGGGGACGGGCCGCGTCATCCGAAACGAGACCCCGTACCTGGTGCCCATCGTCGGGGACTGGCCGAACCGGCCCGGCGGCGACCCGTGGAATCCGCACGGGACATCGTGGTGGAGCGTGCCTGCCGACGACGACTGGCTGGCAGACCTCGAGCAGCGCAACGTGTGGCAGGCGCGTCACGGTGGCTACCAGGTGCACAACAATTCCGTGGTCTTCGCAGGAACCTGGACCAGAACCTTCACCAGGATGACCTCGATGGAGGCGGCCTGCGAGTCCGGCCGCCACGCCGTCAACGCCATTCTCGACCACTACATCTGGGTGCAGTCAGGTGGCGTCGACCGCCGCGAGAAGACCACGTTGGATTGGCGCTTCCCCTACGGCTTCCTGGATCAGGGCTATTCGAGTCCGGTACGCATGCCCTCACCGGCCGGCGACTACTGCTACGTGTTCGACATCGAGAACCGTGAGCCCGCCGATACCCGCGCCCTACGGGTGCTCGACGCGCGATACTGCGAAGAGTCGCTTCCCCATCCGTTGGACACGTCGGCTGCCTACCCGGGCGGCGCCGTCACCTCACCGATCCCGTCAACCGTTGGAGGCCAACCGATGACGTACCCGATACCGTCCATGCCTGCGCCCCCGACCGACTACCAGCAGCAGCTGTTGGCCTACCTGCAGGTGTGGCGTGCGCTGCTGGAGCAGACGATGACGCTGACCCCGATGCTGCCCGCGCCGCCATGGGCGATGGCGGGTTCTCCGGTGATCCCGCCCATGCCGCAGCCAGCCCCGAATCCGCCTGCGGCGCCCGCGCCGGCCGACTACACCCAGCAGTTGTTCGGGTACCTGCAGGCGTGGCGGCAGTACCTGGAACAGGCTGCGGGCAGGCCGGGTGGGGCGGCGTCCGGACCGAGCCCGCAGCAGCCCGCGCAGCGGACACCTACGACACCGACCCCCGGGCAAGTGCCTTCGGGGCAGTCATCAGATTCGTCGGGGCCGAAGCCGCCTGAGTACAAGTCCTATGCGCCCGCGAACCTGTTCGGCGGTCAACTTCCGGGCGAGGCCGTCAGCCTGTACGGCAAATGGCATGATCAGGAGCGCAGGTGGAGAAGACCCGATCAAGAACTGGTCGCCAGAAGCCTGGCTGCCCAACCCGAGCAGGCCGCGAAGAAGACCGAGCGGCGAGACATGAAGGCCCCGGCCGTCGAGGATGCGACGGCGAATGCTCCGTTCCGGATGGATCCGGACGCGCTGCGGCTGGGACAGTCTTCGGTCACCAAAGGGCCGGCCAGCCCGTGGGAGACCCAACTGGATTTCACCCCAAAGCGTTTCAGGAGTGTCCCGGCCGACCGGGTGGTGCCCGAGACCGGCGCATCGGCGCCGCGGGTGGCGGGCCCTGCCGCCTCCCAGGTTGCGCGACAGGTGGCGCCCCGCACGCTGTTCACGGTCAGGGAGCAGTTGCCCGGCGCTGGCCGGCAATAG
- a CDS encoding flavin-containing monooxygenase: MTANEPAYSDVLIIGAGISGIGAAYRIHEKNPTLTYTVVERRARIGGTWDLFQYPGIRSDSDIFTLSFPYEPWTRPENVADGADIREYLTETARKHGIDRHIQFNTHVLSADWDSSTDTWTVHAERDGQAVVYRARFVFFGTGYYNYDEPYTPEFPGIENFRGDVVHPQFWPESLDYSGKRVVVIGSGATAISLIPALARHAAHVTMLQRSPTYMMSMPRFDPMVQAIRKVLPRRLSHQVVRFRNAMVHVLLYFFFRKAPKAGRWVIRNRNSAALPAGYPVDVHFKPRYNPWDQRMCLVLDGDLFAHISDGRAEVVTDHIDHVDADGIVLKSGARLDADVIVTATGLQLQALGGITLRVDGSEVKPTERFVYKEFLLEDVPNLAWCIGYTNASWTLRADMTARAVAKLLAYMDSHGYTHAYPHKGPAPIPEKRTWDLEAGYIQRSAHALPRSGTKRPWHVRHNYVLDAIDHRFDRIDESMVFGTASQHRERARLLADTP, from the coding sequence TTGACCGCCAATGAACCCGCATACTCCGATGTGCTGATCATCGGGGCCGGTATTTCCGGGATCGGTGCTGCCTATCGCATCCACGAGAAGAATCCGACGTTGACCTATACGGTCGTCGAACGTCGCGCTCGGATCGGCGGCACGTGGGATCTGTTCCAGTACCCGGGCATCCGATCCGACAGCGACATCTTCACGCTGAGCTTTCCGTACGAGCCGTGGACCCGCCCGGAGAACGTGGCCGACGGCGCCGACATCCGGGAGTATCTCACCGAGACCGCCCGCAAGCACGGCATCGACCGCCACATCCAGTTCAATACGCATGTGCTGTCCGCGGATTGGGATTCGAGCACCGACACCTGGACCGTGCACGCCGAGCGGGACGGACAAGCTGTGGTGTACCGCGCGCGCTTTGTGTTCTTCGGGACCGGCTATTACAACTACGACGAGCCCTACACCCCAGAGTTTCCCGGCATCGAGAACTTCCGCGGCGATGTGGTGCACCCCCAATTCTGGCCCGAATCCCTGGATTACTCGGGTAAACGTGTCGTGGTGATCGGCAGCGGCGCCACCGCGATCAGCCTCATCCCCGCACTGGCCCGCCACGCCGCACACGTCACGATGCTGCAGCGCTCACCCACCTACATGATGTCGATGCCGCGGTTCGATCCGATGGTGCAGGCCATCCGGAAGGTCTTGCCGCGCAGACTGTCCCATCAGGTGGTGCGGTTCCGCAACGCGATGGTCCACGTCTTGCTGTACTTCTTCTTCCGCAAGGCACCCAAGGCCGGCCGGTGGGTGATCCGCAACCGTAACTCTGCCGCGCTGCCCGCGGGCTATCCGGTCGACGTGCATTTCAAGCCGCGGTACAACCCGTGGGATCAGCGCATGTGCCTGGTGCTCGACGGCGATCTGTTCGCCCACATCAGTGACGGACGCGCCGAGGTGGTCACCGACCACATCGATCATGTGGACGCCGACGGCATCGTGCTGAAATCCGGTGCGCGCCTGGATGCCGACGTCATCGTCACGGCCACGGGCCTGCAACTGCAGGCGCTCGGCGGCATCACGTTGCGGGTCGACGGCAGCGAGGTCAAACCCACGGAACGGTTCGTCTACAAGGAATTCCTGCTCGAAGACGTGCCGAACCTGGCGTGGTGCATCGGCTACACCAACGCGTCGTGGACGCTGCGCGCCGACATGACCGCGCGAGCGGTCGCGAAACTGTTGGCGTACATGGATTCCCACGGCTACACGCATGCCTACCCGCACAAGGGGCCTGCGCCCATTCCGGAGAAGCGGACCTGGGATCTCGAAGCGGGCTACATTCAGCGCTCCGCGCATGCCCTGCCCCGCTCAGGCACCAAGCGGCCGTGGCACGTGCGGCACAACTATGTGCTCGACGCGATCGACCACCGGTTCGACCGCATCGACGAGTCGATGGTGTTCGGGACGGCCAGCCAGCACCGCGAGCGCGCGCGTCTGCTGGCCGACACGCCCTAA
- a CDS encoding TIGR03617 family F420-dependent LLM class oxidoreductase, with the protein MTALFGPIDAADRAQALREAGAAGVFTFEGPHDVFAPLTLASTVGGLDLMTNVAIAFPRNPVHLAHQAVDHQVLSGGRFTLGLGTQIRTQIEKRFGADFDRPVARMTEFIAALRAIFHAWSTGERLDFRGEFYRHTLMTPTFSPDVGSFGPPPIYVGALGPRLTRATAEHADGLLVMPFGSKRFLQDVTMPAVREGLAAAGRDTAGFAVVPEIIVSAGDDHTATRRLLAFYGSTPAYRPVLDAHGWGDLQPELNALSKQGRWHEMGSLIDDDMLRTIAACGSPADIAAHIRDRVDGVSDRICLYQPGPIAIDTLAEIVDALGP; encoded by the coding sequence ATGACGGCGTTGTTCGGGCCTATCGATGCGGCCGATCGGGCGCAAGCCTTGCGTGAGGCCGGAGCCGCCGGGGTGTTCACTTTCGAAGGCCCACACGACGTCTTTGCGCCGCTGACCTTGGCGTCGACCGTCGGTGGGCTCGACCTGATGACCAACGTGGCCATCGCGTTTCCCCGTAATCCGGTGCACCTGGCGCATCAGGCGGTCGACCATCAGGTTTTGTCGGGCGGCAGGTTCACCCTCGGGCTGGGCACCCAGATCCGAACCCAGATCGAGAAGCGGTTCGGAGCCGACTTCGACCGGCCCGTGGCCCGGATGACCGAGTTCATCGCGGCGCTGCGCGCGATCTTCCACGCCTGGTCTACCGGTGAGCGATTGGATTTCCGCGGCGAGTTCTACCGACACACCCTGATGACACCCACCTTCAGCCCGGACGTGGGCTCGTTCGGTCCGCCTCCGATCTACGTCGGTGCGTTGGGCCCGCGTCTGACCAGGGCCACCGCCGAACACGCGGATGGATTGCTGGTGATGCCGTTCGGGTCGAAACGGTTCCTGCAGGACGTGACGATGCCCGCCGTGCGTGAGGGCTTGGCGGCCGCGGGACGGGACACCGCCGGGTTCGCGGTGGTGCCCGAGATCATCGTGTCGGCGGGCGACGATCACACCGCGACCCGGCGGCTGCTGGCGTTCTACGGATCCACACCGGCGTATCGCCCGGTGCTCGACGCCCACGGCTGGGGCGACTTGCAGCCTGAGCTCAACGCGCTGTCCAAACAGGGCCGTTGGCACGAGATGGGCTCGCTGATCGACGACGACATGCTGCGCACCATCGCCGCATGCGGCAGTCCCGCGGACATCGCCGCACACATCCGTGACCGCGTCGACGGGGTCTCCGACCGGATCTGCCTGTATCAGCCGGGGCCGATCGCCATCGATACGCTTGCCGAGATCGTCGACGCGCTCGGCCCCTGA
- a CDS encoding DUF4345 domain-containing protein, whose protein sequence is MSTVVIAIVGVFFAGMGLYALAAPAAILRPFGFTIETPTTRAEVRAVYGGFGIAIAAVLGYAAATPGEIRTGILITVAAALAGMAFGRVVSGVIDSRTSFYPNWFYCVVEAVAAAALVWAT, encoded by the coding sequence GTGAGCACCGTTGTCATCGCCATCGTCGGGGTGTTCTTCGCAGGCATGGGTCTGTACGCGCTGGCCGCACCCGCAGCGATCCTGCGCCCATTCGGGTTCACCATCGAGACGCCGACGACGCGCGCCGAAGTACGAGCCGTGTATGGCGGATTCGGGATAGCGATCGCCGCGGTGCTGGGCTATGCGGCCGCCACACCGGGGGAGATCCGAACCGGAATCCTGATCACGGTCGCGGCCGCGCTGGCCGGAATGGCGTTCGGCCGCGTGGTGTCCGGCGTGATCGACAGCCGAACCTCGTTCTACCCCAACTGGTTCTACTGCGTGGTCGAGGCCGTCGCCGCGGCCGCGTTGGTGTGGGCGACCTAG
- a CDS encoding TetR/AcrR family transcriptional regulator — protein sequence MKAEPSSVGKTVGAGRPRDPRIDAAILQATADLLVEIGYANLTMAAVAERAETTKTALYRRWSSKAELVHEAVFPAAATALTAPAGDIAADVRAMIGAARDVFTSPVVRAALPGLVADVASDAELNARVMARFTEMFVVVRDRVVDGIARGEVHADVNPDRLVEIIGGATMLRMLLWPDRELDDEWVAQTSAIVVHGVTVGR from the coding sequence ATGAAAGCAGAGCCATCATCGGTTGGCAAGACCGTCGGAGCGGGACGCCCCCGCGACCCACGCATCGACGCTGCCATATTGCAGGCGACCGCGGACCTGCTTGTCGAAATCGGTTACGCGAACCTGACCATGGCGGCGGTCGCCGAACGGGCCGAGACCACGAAAACCGCCTTGTACCGGCGCTGGTCGAGCAAGGCCGAGCTGGTGCACGAGGCGGTGTTCCCCGCTGCCGCGACCGCCTTGACGGCGCCGGCCGGTGACATCGCCGCCGATGTGCGGGCGATGATCGGTGCCGCCCGTGACGTGTTCACCAGTCCGGTCGTGCGTGCGGCGTTGCCGGGCCTGGTCGCCGACGTCGCGTCGGACGCGGAGCTCAACGCGCGGGTGATGGCGCGCTTCACCGAGATGTTTGTGGTGGTCCGCGACCGCGTGGTCGACGGTATCGCCCGCGGCGAGGTCCATGCCGACGTGAACCCGGACCGCCTCGTGGAGATCATCGGTGGGGCGACCATGCTGCGGATGCTGCTGTGGCCCGACCGCGAACTCGACGACGAATGGGTCGCGCAGACGTCGGCGATCGTCGTGCACGGTGTGACCGTCGGGCGGTAA
- a CDS encoding flavin monoamine oxidase family protein has translation MTIPTNADVVVVGAGFAGLSAARELTRLGHEVVVLEGRNRVGGRSSTSTIAGVPVDLGGTFVGPTQDAVLKLARNLGCDTVPTYCHGKNLIRWHGKVRSYRSTIPKLSIIELVDVSRIQWRFDRLSRLIPVEDPWAAPAAPRLDKRSLESWLRSVHASASTRNLMAIMSRVTWGAEPDAVSMLHAVRYIKAAGGLGRMLDVKGGAQQDRFPHGTQQIALRMAEELGERVVLDAPVRRIERHPDGTVVVAGPAGQVSARAVIVAIAPAHRTAITFDPPLPEQYGELAQHWPQGTLSKAYAAYDKPFWRANGCSGEALSDEGPVFITFDVSPDDGPGILLGFTDARTFDPLPPEQRREKALAGFAELFGDAARRPVDYIDHCWSAEEFAPGGPTAAVPPGAWTNYGRWLRKPVDAIHWAGTETADRWTGFLDGAVRSGHRAAAEVAATLKN, from the coding sequence GTGACGATCCCAACCAACGCCGACGTCGTCGTGGTGGGTGCCGGTTTCGCCGGGCTGTCCGCGGCGCGGGAACTGACCAGACTCGGCCACGAAGTCGTGGTGCTCGAAGGCCGCAACCGGGTCGGTGGCCGCTCGTCGACCAGCACCATCGCGGGCGTGCCGGTCGATCTGGGCGGCACGTTCGTCGGGCCGACCCAAGACGCCGTGCTCAAGCTGGCCCGTAATTTGGGCTGCGATACGGTGCCGACCTACTGCCACGGCAAGAACCTCATCCGCTGGCACGGCAAGGTGCGGTCGTACCGCTCCACCATCCCGAAGCTGTCGATCATCGAGTTGGTGGATGTCTCTCGGATCCAGTGGCGGTTCGACCGGCTGAGCCGGTTGATCCCGGTCGAGGATCCGTGGGCCGCGCCGGCCGCACCCCGGTTGGACAAGCGCAGCCTGGAGAGCTGGTTGCGTTCGGTGCACGCGTCGGCGTCGACGCGCAACCTGATGGCGATCATGTCCCGGGTGACCTGGGGCGCCGAACCCGATGCGGTCTCGATGCTGCACGCCGTGCGCTATATCAAGGCCGCGGGTGGGCTGGGCCGCATGCTCGACGTCAAAGGTGGCGCTCAACAGGACCGCTTCCCACACGGCACGCAGCAGATCGCGCTGCGCATGGCCGAGGAGCTCGGTGAACGGGTGGTGCTCGACGCGCCGGTGCGACGGATCGAACGCCACCCGGACGGCACCGTCGTGGTGGCCGGTCCGGCCGGGCAGGTGAGTGCCCGCGCCGTGATCGTGGCGATCGCCCCGGCGCACCGGACGGCGATCACGTTCGACCCGCCACTGCCCGAGCAGTACGGCGAGTTGGCTCAGCACTGGCCGCAGGGCACCCTGAGCAAGGCTTACGCCGCCTACGACAAACCGTTCTGGCGCGCCAACGGCTGCTCCGGTGAGGCGTTGTCCGACGAGGGCCCGGTGTTCATCACGTTCGACGTGAGTCCCGATGACGGTCCCGGCATCCTGCTCGGTTTCACCGACGCCCGCACGTTCGACCCGCTACCACCCGAACAGCGGCGGGAGAAGGCGCTGGCCGGGTTCGCCGAGTTGTTCGGTGACGCGGCGCGCCGCCCCGTCGACTATATCGATCACTGTTGGAGCGCAGAGGAATTCGCACCGGGTGGCCCGACCGCCGCGGTCCCGCCGGGGGCCTGGACCAACTACGGCCGCTGGCTGCGGAAACCGGTTGACGCGATCCACTGGGCAGGCACCGAAACCGCGGACCGGTGGACAGGATTCCTCGACGGCGCGGTGCGTTCCGGGCACCGGGCTGCCGCCGAAGTCGCTGCGACGCTGAAGAACTGA